From Oncorhynchus nerka isolate Pitt River linkage group LG1, Oner_Uvic_2.0, whole genome shotgun sequence, the proteins below share one genomic window:
- the LOC115129109 gene encoding A-kinase anchor protein 11-like isoform X3 yields the protein MDACARIRGVPLRTRASIRKETVRDSGPQCVKSLLRSRKELCSMGLELQTRDTPRLTEINFVCLPGLSEGEDLTLQALSSLPGDLAELLRSPHVTSLRNEEVLLLKDSRKPADRRDSTTQQCSIKAVCVVRHSSSPSQAIVGVLVGLLGRYAAGVRYALELQALHRGTAEPCQPEDDDTNQSVSSIEDDFVTALEHLEEEATGENNNADDSYLHGNHRDVASQTVPAHKRDKDLSGSRIIISSSHRMSSTNRRPPPEVSVTVQCSRRADSQWTLCSPRARLPSPIRPVSESEESDGSSPSPIIFLDEVGYQKSLKATLDIPQIPGGPTDRVEDSDSEVSEFFDSFDQFDDLDELSSESCTLTLPLDPTSSVIITGPDQKKKYSGTGKSGSKKVSRSCSTMNPHRFDQRTLPANVKKPTPLRSPLPLGSPYGSPDSPRPARTSCEEGGGPLFSPVSSSAFSPLGDGALDYFWKTEGDGGDETELKKPQDLCSLYKTYSDFASSLSKEILGSVCGYQSPVDLNDNKNLSCVCHKEFQNQSGHVMKLSEIQETVTVSKLQQKPQSLKDGIQRFATDLVEMSLGSALRDLQKGVSSCTTTLCHLAARLTSSVFQMAFQEIGMRRAYVLKERAINGLAGFLVGEAVSGALKDFLTVKKQMFNSTVTQFAADLAEELVYEGMMEVCQFSHPSTPLTPSHWSFSVGEEDDEEVVSSYASDLSESVLQEAFIELSQADVAFTTQAAISVSLDNIFNVSTDETHTTCSTAADHQPNPAEEGPGPSGEDGCTVKKALFCVSGMASCVPVPQAGQALFHDSEEICQCKISLTHTSQTSPKRSCSSESRMVTTAASDATAATQTDLLPKTPFHNFSGNMVDMIVSEACELMTATKMKKKVEDCADFLSKAIVGRRPPSRQEGTVTDQTSHSSLHPHSQNPGRVTCESGSRTSRAVSETRPVMMKDTLEIPGLEMDSREGRKMASGEEMVPGTGCKSSGTPGTPPSTPQHPNKVSQEKQIKQFSKKLKGKLAKEFSPATPPPTPHYQPGPELKESPSEMDKADFMLKLMRSLSEEADGNEEEEGGVEGLNSGTETGNCPQPELNLLVGGHKMADKGALHYAERLACHIVSMATEMDTLGEVEDRGRRTVEERRDSVAQFSEQTLNTLWIYAGEVAGEVISDVKRIMGSGQCRQISVKRASQDWSGECPHHHNQLQPSEHSRGCRVGHLAEQWSGDLLSSVLHPSISTSTASSGLSSDYPSCESVTDEYAGYLIRLLKKEGGSRELVLDQYASRLAYRSIKLGLAHASRNMKKRPSSSRHHSSRRLHQDGCRGPNAELSVPRDEAGRVGSPSSDSDDGSQREYMELVNFAESLAYNITCDVTRKLCVSSDRLPKSLTDSCLYQKFKLEDMAENLIRNSFSCPLLANEGKGRQYHSTGCLDDRGYSSGVMQVMEHYARKIVDDTLEMGLASAGHPTQQGPDRHAHSERPSEGGAVGSVLGETTCRYCQVIECPFCSWPSRQYILGAGAGQRRRPDGEVGVCGLEIPEIHIDLDRRAVFAEEIVTTAMEGAKRELSNTSLNADSGIGHDGPSFAETLTAEIMTSALSNACQTANLSSPGREATESTVSQQLSLSVGDDSLGSWSNLSFEDEHPDETSSFLHLSDSNGNSSSWSRLGLVGAG from the exons ATGGACGCCTGTGCCCGTATCCGAGGAGTTCCTCTCAGGACCAGAGCCTCCATCAGGAAAGAG ACGGTGCGTGACAGTGGGCCTCAGTGTGTGAAGAGCCTTCTGAGGAGCAGGAAGGAGCTGTGCAGCATGGGACTGGAGCTACAGACCAGAGACACACCACGCCTGACTGAG ATCAATTTTGTGTGTTTGCCTGGCCTCTCTGAAGGGGAGGATCTAACTCTACAG GCCCTGTCGTCTCTCCCAGGGGACCTGGCGGAGCTCCTGAGGTCTCCCCACGTTACCAGCCTGAGGAACgaagaggtgctgctgctgaAGGACAGCAGGAAACCAGCCGACAGGAGGGACTCTACTACACAG CAGTGCTCGATAAAGGCGGTGTGTGTTGTAAGGCACAGCTCCAGCCCGAGTCAGGCCATTGTTGGTGTGTTGGTGGGCCTGCTGGGGCGTTATGCTGCGGGGGTCCGTTATGCCCTGGAGCTCCAGGCCCTCCACAGGGGCACGGCAGAACCCTGCCAGCCCGAGGACGATGACACCAACCAGTCTGTGTCTTCTATCGAAGATGACTTTGTCACCGCTCTGGAACACCTAGAAGAGGAGGCCACTGGAGAGAATAACAACG ccGATGACTCTTATCTCCATGGAAACCACCGTGATGTGGCCTCCCAGACAGTCCCTGCCCACAAGAGAGACAAGGACCTATCAGGCTCCAGGATCATAATCAGCTCTTCCCACAGGATGTCCTCAACCAATCGTAGGCCTCCTCCAGAGGTGTCCGTTACCGTACAGTGCTCCAGAAGGGCAGATTCCCAGTGGACCCTCTGCAGCCCTAGAGCCCGGCTCCCCTCCCCCATACGTCCTGTCAGCGAATCAGAGGAGTCGGACGGATCCAGCCCTAGTCCAATCATCTTCCTAGATGAGGTTGGCTACCAGAAAAGTCTCAAAGCGACACTGGACATCCCTCAGATCCCCGGGGGGCCGACGGACAGGGTGGAGGACTCTGACTCTGAGGTCAGCGAGTTCTTCGACAGCTTTGACCAGTTTGACGACCTAGACGAGCTGAGCTCAGAGAGCTGTACACTCACCTTGCCTTTAGACCCGACTTCCTCTGTTATCATTACCGGCCCAGACCAGAAGAAGAAGTACTCTGGTACTGGCAAGTCAGGGTCCAAGAAAGTGTCCCGAAGCTGTTCCACCATGAACCCTCACCGGTTTGACCAGCGCACCCTCCCTGCGAATGTGAAGAAGCCCACCCCACTCAGAAGTCCCCTCCCCCTTGGCTCTCCGTATGGATCCCCTGACTCCCCCCGGCCGGCCCGGACCTCCTGTGAGGAAGGTGGAGGTCCTCTGTTTAGCCCCGTTAGCTCCTCAGCCTTCAGCCCACTCGGAGATGGAGCTCTGGATTACTtctggaagacagagggagatggaggagatgagaCAGAGCTAAAGAAACCCCAGGACCTGTGTTCCCTCTACAAGACTTACTCAGACTTTGCCAGCAGTCTGTCCAAGGAGATCCTGGGCTCCGTGTGTGGATACCAGTCTCCCGTGGACCTCAACGACAACAAGAACCTGAGCTGTGTCTGTCACAAGGAGTTCCAGAACCAGTCTGGACACGTCATGAAGCTGTCTGAGATCCAGGAGACGGTGACTGTCTCCAAGCTGCAGCAGAAGCCCCAGTCTCTGAAGGACGGCATACAGAGGTTCGCTACAGACTTGGTAGAGATGAGTCTGGGCAGCGCTCTGAGAGACCTGCAGAAGGGAGTGTCCTCTTGCACCACCACCCTCTGCCACCTGGCTGCCAGACTCACCTCGTCTGTCTTCCAGATGGCCTTCCAGGAGATCGGCATGCGCCGCGCCTACGTCCTGAAGGAACGGGCCATCAACGGGCTGGCTGGGTTCCTGGTGGGAGAGGCAGTGTCGGGCGCTCTGAAGGACTTCCTGACCGTGAAGAAGCAGATGTTCAACAGCACCGTGACTCAGTTTGCCGCCGACCTGGCGGAGGAACTAGTGTATGAGGGGATGATGGAAGTGTGTCAGTtctcccacccctccacccccctcacCCCCAGTCACTGGTCCTTCAGCGTGGGGGAGGAGGACGATGAGGAGGTGGTGTCCTCCTATGCCTCGGACCTCTCTGAGTCTGTCCTCCAGGAGGCTTTCATCGAACTGTCCCAGGCTGACGTGGCCTTCACCACCCAAGCAGCCATCAGTGTCTCTCTGGACAACATATTCAATGTCAGCACTGACGAAACACACACTACCTGCAGTACTGCTGCTGACCACCAGCCTAACCCTGCCGAGGAAGGCCCAGGTCCATCAGGGGAGGATGGCTGTACTGTGAAGAAGGCTCTGTTCTGTGTGTCTGGGATGGCCAGCTGTGTACCTGTCCCCCAGGCAGGCCAGGCCCTCTTCCACGACTCAGAAGAGATCTGCCAGTGTAAGATCAGCCTGACCCACACCTCCCAGACCAGCCCCAAAAGGAGCTGCAGCTCAGAGAGCAGAATGGTGACCACAGCCGCCTCTGATGCTACTGCTGCCACACAGACTGACCTGCTGCCAAAGACCCCCTTTCACAACTTCTCTGGCAACATGGTGGATATGATAGTGAGTGAAGCGTGTGAGCTGATGACTGCCACAAAGATGAAGAAGAAGGTGGAGGACTGTGCTGACTTCCTTTCTAAAGCCATTGTTGGTCGGAGACCTCCATCCAGACAGGAGGGTACTGTCACTGACCagacctcccactcctctctccaccctcattCTCAGAACCCAGGGAGAGTGACCTGTGAGTCAGGCTCCAGGACCAGCAGAGCTGTCTCAGAGACCCGGCCTGTGATGATGAAGGACACTCTCGAGATTCCAGGGTTGGAGATGGACAGCCGGGAAGGCAGGAAGATGGCCTCCGGTGAGGAGATGGTTCCCGGCACTGGTTGCAAGTCCAGCGGGACCCCTGGTacgcccccctccaccccccagcaTCCCAACAAGGTGTCCCAGGAGAAGCAGATCAAGCAGTTCTCCAAGAAGCTAAAAGGCAAACTGGCCAAGGAGTTCTCTCCCGCCACCCCTCctcccaccccacactaccagccAGGGCCTGAGCTTAAAGAGTCTCCCTCTGAGATGGACAAGGCTGACTTCATGCTCAAACTGATGAGGTCTCTGTCTGAGGAGGCAGACGggaatgaggaagaggagggtggagtAGAAGGGCTTAACTCTGGAACCGAGACAGGAAACTGTCCGCAGCCAGAACTCAACCTATTGGTTGGAGGACACAAGATGGCCGACAAGGGAGCCCTCCATTATGCAGAGCGCCTGGCGTGCCACATCGTCTCCATGGCGACAGAAATGGACActctgggagaggtggaggatagAGGTAGGAGGacggtggaggagagaagagacagcgtGGCCCAGTTCTCGGAGCAGACCCTGAACACGCTGTGGATCTACGCTGGCGAGGTCGCGGGTGAGGTGATCAGTGACGTGAAGAGGATAATGGGGTCAGGACAGTGTCGTCAAATATCAGTCAAACGAGCCAGCCAGGACTGGTCAGGGGAATGCCCTCACCACCACAACCAACTCCAGCCCAGTGAACACAGCAGGGGCTGCAGAGTGGGTCATCTGGCTGAACAGTGGTCTGgtgacctcctctcctctgtcctccacccgTCTATTTCCACATCTACTGCCAGCTCTGGCCTGTCCTCTGACTACCCCAGCTGTGAAAGTGTGACAGATGAGTATGCTGGCTACCTCATCAGGCTGCTGAAGAAAGAGGGAGGCAGCAGGGAGCTGGTCCTGGATCAGTATGCCAGCCGTCTGGCCTATCGCTCCATCAAACTGGGCCTGGCCCATGCTTCCCGCAACATGAAGAAGAGACCCTCCTCCTCcaggcaccactcctccaggagGCTCCACCAGGATGGCTGCAGGGGACCCAACGCTGAGCTGTCTGTACCCAGGGACGAAGCAGGGAGAGTGGGATCTCCATCCAGCGACTCTGATGATGGGAGCCAGAGGGAGTACATGGAACTGGTGAACTTCGCAGAGTCGTTGGCGTACAACATCACCTGTGACGTCACACGCAAACTCTGTGTGTCATCAGACCGACTACCCAAGTCCCTGACTGACTCGTGTCTGTATCAGAAATTCAAGCTGGAGGACATGGCAGAGAACCTGATCAGGAACTCCTTTTCATGCCCCCTGCTGGCCAATGAGGGAAAGGGCAGGCAGTAccacagcacaggctgcctggaCGACAGAGGCTACAGCAGTGGAGTCATGCAG GTCATGGAGCACTATGCCAGGAAGATAGTGGACGACACGCTGGAGATGGGCCTGGCCTCGGCCGGACACCCAACCCAACAGGGTCCAGACAGACACGCCCACTCTGAGAGACCGTCTGAGGGGGGAGCAGTGGGCTCTGTGCTGGGGGAGACAACCTGCCGATACTGCCAG GTCATCGAGTGTCCGTTCTGCTCGTGGCCTAGCAGGCAGTACATCCTTGGGGCAGGAGCAGGCCAGAGGAGGAGGCCAGACGGGGAGGTGGGGGTGTGTGGCCTGGAGATCCCTGAAATCCACATCGATCTGGACCGCAGGGCAGTGTTCGCAGAGGAGATCGTCACTACGGCAATGGAGGGGGCGAAACGAGAGCTGAGCAACACCAGCCTGAATGCTGACAGCGGGATCGGACACGACGGGCCAAGCTTTGCCGAGACTCTGACCGCAGAGATCATGACGTCCGCGCTGTCCAACGCATGCCAGACTGCCAACCTCAG CTCTCCAGGCAGGGAGGCCACAGAGTCCACAGTGTCCCAGCAGCTCAGTCTGAGTGTGGGAGATGACAGTCTGGGCAGCTGGTCCAACCTTAGCTTTGAAGACGAGCACCCTGACGAGACCAGCAGCTTCCTGCACCTCAGCGACAG CAATGGGAACAGCAGTAGTTGGAGCAGGTTAGGCTTAGTTGgagcaggttag
- the LOC115129109 gene encoding A-kinase anchor protein 11-like isoform X1 has protein sequence MDACARIRGVPLRTRASIRKETVRDSGPQCVKSLLRSRKELCSMGLELQTRDTPRLTEINFVCLPGLSEGEDLTLQALSSLPGDLAELLRSPHVTSLRNEEVLLLKDSRKPADRRDSTTQQCSIKAVCVVRHSSSPSQAIVGVLVGLLGRYAAGVRYALELQALHRGTAEPCQPEDDDTNQSVSSIEDDFVTALEHLEEEATGENNNADDSYLHGNHRDVASQTVPAHKRDKDLSGSRIIISSSHRMSSTNRRPPPEVSVTVQCSRRADSQWTLCSPRARLPSPIRPVSESEESDGSSPSPIIFLDEVGYQKSLKATLDIPQIPGGPTDRVEDSDSEVSEFFDSFDQFDDLDELSSESCTLTLPLDPTSSVIITGPDQKKKYSGTGKSGSKKVSRSCSTMNPHRFDQRTLPANVKKPTPLRSPLPLGSPYGSPDSPRPARTSCEEGGGPLFSPVSSSAFSPLGDGALDYFWKTEGDGGDETELKKPQDLCSLYKTYSDFASSLSKEILGSVCGYQSPVDLNDNKNLSCVCHKEFQNQSGHVMKLSEIQETVTVSKLQQKPQSLKDGIQRFATDLVEMSLGSALRDLQKGVSSCTTTLCHLAARLTSSVFQMAFQEIGMRRAYVLKERAINGLAGFLVGEAVSGALKDFLTVKKQMFNSTVTQFAADLAEELVYEGMMEVCQFSHPSTPLTPSHWSFSVGEEDDEEVVSSYASDLSESVLQEAFIELSQADVAFTTQAAISVSLDNIFNVSTDETHTTCSTAADHQPNPAEEGPGPSGEDGCTVKKALFCVSGMASCVPVPQAGQALFHDSEEICQCKISLTHTSQTSPKRSCSSESRMVTTAASDATAATQTDLLPKTPFHNFSGNMVDMIVSEACELMTATKMKKKVEDCADFLSKAIVGRRPPSRQEGTVTDQTSHSSLHPHSQNPGRVTCESGSRTSRAVSETRPVMMKDTLEIPGLEMDSREGRKMASGEEMVPGTGCKSSGTPGTPPSTPQHPNKVSQEKQIKQFSKKLKGKLAKEFSPATPPPTPHYQPGPELKESPSEMDKADFMLKLMRSLSEEADGNEEEEGGVEGLNSGTETGNCPQPELNLLVGGHKMADKGALHYAERLACHIVSMATEMDTLGEVEDRGRRTVEERRDSVAQFSEQTLNTLWIYAGEVAGEVISDVKRIMGSGQCRQISVKRASQDWSGECPHHHNQLQPSEHSRGCRVGHLAEQWSGDLLSSVLHPSISTSTASSGLSSDYPSCESVTDEYAGYLIRLLKKEGGSRELVLDQYASRLAYRSIKLGLAHASRNMKKRPSSSRHHSSRRLHQDGCRGPNAELSVPRDEAGRVGSPSSDSDDGSQREYMELVNFAESLAYNITCDVTRKLCVSSDRLPKSLTDSCLYQKFKLEDMAENLIRNSFSCPLLANEGKGRQYHSTGCLDDRGYSSGVMQVMEHYARKIVDDTLEMGLASAGHPTQQGPDRHAHSERPSEGGAVGSVLGETTCRYCQVIECPFCSWPSRQYILGAGAGQRRRPDGEVGVCGLEIPEIHIDLDRRAVFAEEIVTTAMEGAKRELSNTSLNADSGIGHDGPSFAETLTAEIMTSALSNACQTANLSSPGREATESTVSQQLSLSVGDDSLGSWSNLSFEDEHPDETSSFLHLSDSNGNSSSWSSLGLEGEMYEEHLSFSPSDSDCTEDKELETKDESCGSVRVDRGQAQAHRLLLVVNSELREITSDPQHMTFDPQLRSMLQWAAASIADLPMVQLGHSGSWDLQQLPAVVQRLKEREWRVGELLQALLRYCEETFTPPQSEPREETPQAGRALHHTPLFQWLLEHA, from the exons ATGGACGCCTGTGCCCGTATCCGAGGAGTTCCTCTCAGGACCAGAGCCTCCATCAGGAAAGAG ACGGTGCGTGACAGTGGGCCTCAGTGTGTGAAGAGCCTTCTGAGGAGCAGGAAGGAGCTGTGCAGCATGGGACTGGAGCTACAGACCAGAGACACACCACGCCTGACTGAG ATCAATTTTGTGTGTTTGCCTGGCCTCTCTGAAGGGGAGGATCTAACTCTACAG GCCCTGTCGTCTCTCCCAGGGGACCTGGCGGAGCTCCTGAGGTCTCCCCACGTTACCAGCCTGAGGAACgaagaggtgctgctgctgaAGGACAGCAGGAAACCAGCCGACAGGAGGGACTCTACTACACAG CAGTGCTCGATAAAGGCGGTGTGTGTTGTAAGGCACAGCTCCAGCCCGAGTCAGGCCATTGTTGGTGTGTTGGTGGGCCTGCTGGGGCGTTATGCTGCGGGGGTCCGTTATGCCCTGGAGCTCCAGGCCCTCCACAGGGGCACGGCAGAACCCTGCCAGCCCGAGGACGATGACACCAACCAGTCTGTGTCTTCTATCGAAGATGACTTTGTCACCGCTCTGGAACACCTAGAAGAGGAGGCCACTGGAGAGAATAACAACG ccGATGACTCTTATCTCCATGGAAACCACCGTGATGTGGCCTCCCAGACAGTCCCTGCCCACAAGAGAGACAAGGACCTATCAGGCTCCAGGATCATAATCAGCTCTTCCCACAGGATGTCCTCAACCAATCGTAGGCCTCCTCCAGAGGTGTCCGTTACCGTACAGTGCTCCAGAAGGGCAGATTCCCAGTGGACCCTCTGCAGCCCTAGAGCCCGGCTCCCCTCCCCCATACGTCCTGTCAGCGAATCAGAGGAGTCGGACGGATCCAGCCCTAGTCCAATCATCTTCCTAGATGAGGTTGGCTACCAGAAAAGTCTCAAAGCGACACTGGACATCCCTCAGATCCCCGGGGGGCCGACGGACAGGGTGGAGGACTCTGACTCTGAGGTCAGCGAGTTCTTCGACAGCTTTGACCAGTTTGACGACCTAGACGAGCTGAGCTCAGAGAGCTGTACACTCACCTTGCCTTTAGACCCGACTTCCTCTGTTATCATTACCGGCCCAGACCAGAAGAAGAAGTACTCTGGTACTGGCAAGTCAGGGTCCAAGAAAGTGTCCCGAAGCTGTTCCACCATGAACCCTCACCGGTTTGACCAGCGCACCCTCCCTGCGAATGTGAAGAAGCCCACCCCACTCAGAAGTCCCCTCCCCCTTGGCTCTCCGTATGGATCCCCTGACTCCCCCCGGCCGGCCCGGACCTCCTGTGAGGAAGGTGGAGGTCCTCTGTTTAGCCCCGTTAGCTCCTCAGCCTTCAGCCCACTCGGAGATGGAGCTCTGGATTACTtctggaagacagagggagatggaggagatgagaCAGAGCTAAAGAAACCCCAGGACCTGTGTTCCCTCTACAAGACTTACTCAGACTTTGCCAGCAGTCTGTCCAAGGAGATCCTGGGCTCCGTGTGTGGATACCAGTCTCCCGTGGACCTCAACGACAACAAGAACCTGAGCTGTGTCTGTCACAAGGAGTTCCAGAACCAGTCTGGACACGTCATGAAGCTGTCTGAGATCCAGGAGACGGTGACTGTCTCCAAGCTGCAGCAGAAGCCCCAGTCTCTGAAGGACGGCATACAGAGGTTCGCTACAGACTTGGTAGAGATGAGTCTGGGCAGCGCTCTGAGAGACCTGCAGAAGGGAGTGTCCTCTTGCACCACCACCCTCTGCCACCTGGCTGCCAGACTCACCTCGTCTGTCTTCCAGATGGCCTTCCAGGAGATCGGCATGCGCCGCGCCTACGTCCTGAAGGAACGGGCCATCAACGGGCTGGCTGGGTTCCTGGTGGGAGAGGCAGTGTCGGGCGCTCTGAAGGACTTCCTGACCGTGAAGAAGCAGATGTTCAACAGCACCGTGACTCAGTTTGCCGCCGACCTGGCGGAGGAACTAGTGTATGAGGGGATGATGGAAGTGTGTCAGTtctcccacccctccacccccctcacCCCCAGTCACTGGTCCTTCAGCGTGGGGGAGGAGGACGATGAGGAGGTGGTGTCCTCCTATGCCTCGGACCTCTCTGAGTCTGTCCTCCAGGAGGCTTTCATCGAACTGTCCCAGGCTGACGTGGCCTTCACCACCCAAGCAGCCATCAGTGTCTCTCTGGACAACATATTCAATGTCAGCACTGACGAAACACACACTACCTGCAGTACTGCTGCTGACCACCAGCCTAACCCTGCCGAGGAAGGCCCAGGTCCATCAGGGGAGGATGGCTGTACTGTGAAGAAGGCTCTGTTCTGTGTGTCTGGGATGGCCAGCTGTGTACCTGTCCCCCAGGCAGGCCAGGCCCTCTTCCACGACTCAGAAGAGATCTGCCAGTGTAAGATCAGCCTGACCCACACCTCCCAGACCAGCCCCAAAAGGAGCTGCAGCTCAGAGAGCAGAATGGTGACCACAGCCGCCTCTGATGCTACTGCTGCCACACAGACTGACCTGCTGCCAAAGACCCCCTTTCACAACTTCTCTGGCAACATGGTGGATATGATAGTGAGTGAAGCGTGTGAGCTGATGACTGCCACAAAGATGAAGAAGAAGGTGGAGGACTGTGCTGACTTCCTTTCTAAAGCCATTGTTGGTCGGAGACCTCCATCCAGACAGGAGGGTACTGTCACTGACCagacctcccactcctctctccaccctcattCTCAGAACCCAGGGAGAGTGACCTGTGAGTCAGGCTCCAGGACCAGCAGAGCTGTCTCAGAGACCCGGCCTGTGATGATGAAGGACACTCTCGAGATTCCAGGGTTGGAGATGGACAGCCGGGAAGGCAGGAAGATGGCCTCCGGTGAGGAGATGGTTCCCGGCACTGGTTGCAAGTCCAGCGGGACCCCTGGTacgcccccctccaccccccagcaTCCCAACAAGGTGTCCCAGGAGAAGCAGATCAAGCAGTTCTCCAAGAAGCTAAAAGGCAAACTGGCCAAGGAGTTCTCTCCCGCCACCCCTCctcccaccccacactaccagccAGGGCCTGAGCTTAAAGAGTCTCCCTCTGAGATGGACAAGGCTGACTTCATGCTCAAACTGATGAGGTCTCTGTCTGAGGAGGCAGACGggaatgaggaagaggagggtggagtAGAAGGGCTTAACTCTGGAACCGAGACAGGAAACTGTCCGCAGCCAGAACTCAACCTATTGGTTGGAGGACACAAGATGGCCGACAAGGGAGCCCTCCATTATGCAGAGCGCCTGGCGTGCCACATCGTCTCCATGGCGACAGAAATGGACActctgggagaggtggaggatagAGGTAGGAGGacggtggaggagagaagagacagcgtGGCCCAGTTCTCGGAGCAGACCCTGAACACGCTGTGGATCTACGCTGGCGAGGTCGCGGGTGAGGTGATCAGTGACGTGAAGAGGATAATGGGGTCAGGACAGTGTCGTCAAATATCAGTCAAACGAGCCAGCCAGGACTGGTCAGGGGAATGCCCTCACCACCACAACCAACTCCAGCCCAGTGAACACAGCAGGGGCTGCAGAGTGGGTCATCTGGCTGAACAGTGGTCTGgtgacctcctctcctctgtcctccacccgTCTATTTCCACATCTACTGCCAGCTCTGGCCTGTCCTCTGACTACCCCAGCTGTGAAAGTGTGACAGATGAGTATGCTGGCTACCTCATCAGGCTGCTGAAGAAAGAGGGAGGCAGCAGGGAGCTGGTCCTGGATCAGTATGCCAGCCGTCTGGCCTATCGCTCCATCAAACTGGGCCTGGCCCATGCTTCCCGCAACATGAAGAAGAGACCCTCCTCCTCcaggcaccactcctccaggagGCTCCACCAGGATGGCTGCAGGGGACCCAACGCTGAGCTGTCTGTACCCAGGGACGAAGCAGGGAGAGTGGGATCTCCATCCAGCGACTCTGATGATGGGAGCCAGAGGGAGTACATGGAACTGGTGAACTTCGCAGAGTCGTTGGCGTACAACATCACCTGTGACGTCACACGCAAACTCTGTGTGTCATCAGACCGACTACCCAAGTCCCTGACTGACTCGTGTCTGTATCAGAAATTCAAGCTGGAGGACATGGCAGAGAACCTGATCAGGAACTCCTTTTCATGCCCCCTGCTGGCCAATGAGGGAAAGGGCAGGCAGTAccacagcacaggctgcctggaCGACAGAGGCTACAGCAGTGGAGTCATGCAG GTCATGGAGCACTATGCCAGGAAGATAGTGGACGACACGCTGGAGATGGGCCTGGCCTCGGCCGGACACCCAACCCAACAGGGTCCAGACAGACACGCCCACTCTGAGAGACCGTCTGAGGGGGGAGCAGTGGGCTCTGTGCTGGGGGAGACAACCTGCCGATACTGCCAG GTCATCGAGTGTCCGTTCTGCTCGTGGCCTAGCAGGCAGTACATCCTTGGGGCAGGAGCAGGCCAGAGGAGGAGGCCAGACGGGGAGGTGGGGGTGTGTGGCCTGGAGATCCCTGAAATCCACATCGATCTGGACCGCAGGGCAGTGTTCGCAGAGGAGATCGTCACTACGGCAATGGAGGGGGCGAAACGAGAGCTGAGCAACACCAGCCTGAATGCTGACAGCGGGATCGGACACGACGGGCCAAGCTTTGCCGAGACTCTGACCGCAGAGATCATGACGTCCGCGCTGTCCAACGCATGCCAGACTGCCAACCTCAG CTCTCCAGGCAGGGAGGCCACAGAGTCCACAGTGTCCCAGCAGCTCAGTCTGAGTGTGGGAGATGACAGTCTGGGCAGCTGGTCCAACCTTAGCTTTGAAGACGAGCACCCTGACGAGACCAGCAGCTTCCTGCACCTCAGCGACAG CAATGGGAACAGCAGTAGTTGGAGCAGCCtggggttagagggagagatgtaTGAGGAGCAcctgtccttctctccttccgACAG